The following coding sequences are from one Natrarchaeobaculum sulfurireducens window:
- a CDS encoding PGF-CTERM sorting domain-containing protein, which translates to MTHVDNTQIVESDWEQLAVRLTVGAAAGILLVGLMAVMMVGVGAATEEQFADNVTLESEDDSLELEVTFNDSIDDENATAEVLFYDADEYDDGEPVENNSLDADAGQTLVTTFDWSDYDDLENGDEHTVVVEGDDDAIESVERIDDRLIGGGVGGADSVPGFGVVVAIAALATAGMLAARSN; encoded by the coding sequence ATGACACACGTTGATAACACACAGATTGTCGAATCGGACTGGGAACAACTCGCTGTACGCCTTACGGTCGGCGCGGCCGCCGGTATCCTTCTGGTCGGACTCATGGCCGTCATGATGGTCGGTGTCGGCGCGGCGACCGAAGAACAGTTCGCAGATAACGTAACTCTCGAGAGTGAGGACGATTCCCTCGAGCTCGAGGTAACGTTCAACGACTCAATTGACGACGAGAACGCAACGGCTGAGGTACTGTTCTACGACGCTGACGAGTACGACGACGGTGAGCCGGTCGAAAACAACTCGCTCGACGCGGACGCGGGCCAGACGCTTGTGACTACCTTCGACTGGTCGGACTACGACGACCTGGAGAACGGCGACGAGCACACCGTCGTTGTCGAAGGTGACGACGACGCGATTGAGTCGGTCGAGCGCATAGATGATAGACTGATCGGCGGTGGCGTCGGCGGGGCTGACTCGGTGCCCGGCTTTGGTGTCGTCGTCGCGATCGCGGCGCTGGCCACCGCCGGAATGCTGGCCGCACGGAGTAACTAA
- a CDS encoding site-specific integrase produces MNLQQHANRDDMKVWLSQSEVAQLLEVAQDTQQRLAFSLGARCGLRSHEVLDVSPEDVVNTDAGTVLRVWHGKGDQFRETPVPRDLATTIRTVADVRDAPASTPLLEISTTRSLRRWLAAAADELADETNDDGWRYLGFHDLRRTWATALAAADVDPLLVIDWGGWNDLETFLEHYRGTYSPEAQQREREKVAWLG; encoded by the coding sequence ATGAATCTCCAACAGCACGCCAACCGCGACGACATGAAGGTCTGGCTCAGCCAGTCCGAAGTAGCACAGTTGCTCGAGGTCGCCCAAGACACTCAACAGCGACTCGCCTTCTCGCTCGGTGCCCGCTGCGGGCTCCGCTCTCACGAAGTGCTCGACGTCTCACCGGAGGACGTCGTCAACACCGACGCTGGGACCGTCCTCCGTGTCTGGCACGGGAAAGGCGACCAGTTCCGCGAGACGCCCGTCCCGCGTGACTTAGCAACGACCATCCGCACGGTGGCCGACGTCCGCGACGCGCCAGCGAGTACGCCGCTGCTCGAGATCTCGACGACGCGCTCGTTGCGGCGGTGGCTCGCGGCGGCCGCTGACGAGCTGGCCGACGAGACGAACGACGACGGCTGGCGCTACCTGGGCTTTCACGATCTCCGGCGCACCTGGGCAACCGCGCTGGCAGCAGCCGACGTCGATCCGCTCCTGGTGATCGACTGGGGTGGCTGGAACGATTTAGAGACCTTCCTCGAGCACTACAGAGGAACCTACTCGCCGGAGGCACAGCAACGAGAACGCGAAAAGGTCGCCTGGTTAGGCTAA